Proteins encoded within one genomic window of Fibrobacter sp. UWB16:
- a CDS encoding family 43 glycosylhydrolase has protein sequence MIRCSRICTVAFVLAGLSIETAFAADWYAKETRWAGHDPDIIRYEDGYALATTDNHMLMQFSEDALNWKNGDPAMPEFSKWLYKYAPNMIDIWAPDIHYIGGEYRMYYCGSEMGIRSSGMGFMSSKEIDPTKPGYGWTDQGEVIHTVKSDSYNAIDAAVLKDNDGKVWMAFGSWGTGIHILELDEKTGKVKDGAKMQNIANRGGAGVEGASLIEHNGKYFLFTAWDNCCKKGADLENNSYKTTVGRSNRINGGYVDRSGKALLDGGGTILLSRYGRYYGPAGGEAFEDVNRQRFVNHYYDKNDGGNSYIQVRDIVWTDDNWPELGQPFMGRYLSAEAEHGILTHVDISSSSKASNGEFCAYINYDDSKIRLPMIIPQAGDYLIRYRYDNNWTEDGANGSSHFVDINGKTQEVLLPLTGAWSEFPEKSVVYIPTKLKRGSNFIEITKGKHYAELDRLDFLRIIRDTIPANGFDNGIRVRLTDKDEFAIKDGGYAIFENVVTDSIVGVGVSVQVKNSAGGTLSLRTESKKGDVISKCELPSAGDSKWADVQCSNLPKLKGVQDFYLTAEGLGGETLVGNIKFGEVDTSSVAIHDESRVSHAAYTRPNITFDRVAQIVRLSTDGFWALFDVNGVVVKSGYGREIRLNAMPHGAYLVRSNGHMLRVQR, from the coding sequence ATGATTCGTTGTTCTAGAATTTGCACCGTTGCATTTGTTCTCGCAGGCCTCTCGATTGAGACTGCTTTTGCTGCCGATTGGTACGCCAAGGAAACCCGTTGGGCGGGCCATGATCCAGACATTATCCGCTACGAGGACGGCTATGCGCTCGCGACGACGGACAACCACATGCTCATGCAGTTTTCCGAAGACGCGCTGAACTGGAAAAATGGCGACCCCGCCATGCCTGAATTTTCGAAGTGGCTTTATAAATACGCTCCGAACATGATTGACATCTGGGCGCCGGATATTCATTATATCGGCGGGGAATACCGCATGTACTATTGCGGTTCCGAAATGGGCATCCGCTCGTCGGGCATGGGCTTCATGTCGAGTAAGGAAATCGACCCGACAAAGCCAGGCTACGGCTGGACGGACCAGGGCGAGGTGATTCACACGGTCAAGAGTGATTCGTACAACGCGATTGACGCGGCGGTGCTGAAGGACAACGATGGCAAGGTCTGGATGGCTTTTGGCTCTTGGGGCACGGGCATCCATATTCTCGAACTGGACGAAAAAACGGGCAAGGTGAAAGACGGCGCGAAAATGCAGAATATCGCAAACCGCGGTGGCGCAGGCGTCGAAGGTGCTAGCCTCATTGAACACAATGGCAAGTATTTTCTTTTTACCGCTTGGGACAACTGCTGCAAAAAGGGCGCGGACCTCGAAAACAATTCTTACAAAACAACGGTCGGGCGCTCCAACCGCATTAACGGCGGTTATGTAGACCGCTCGGGCAAGGCTCTCCTGGATGGCGGTGGCACGATTCTTCTGAGCCGTTACGGACGCTATTACGGGCCTGCGGGCGGTGAAGCTTTTGAGGACGTGAACCGCCAACGCTTTGTGAATCACTATTACGATAAGAATGATGGCGGCAACTCCTACATACAAGTGCGCGATATCGTGTGGACCGACGACAATTGGCCGGAACTTGGTCAACCGTTTATGGGGCGTTACCTGAGTGCCGAAGCGGAACACGGCATCTTGACGCATGTCGATATTTCGAGCAGCTCCAAGGCTTCGAACGGAGAATTTTGCGCTTACATCAATTACGATGACAGCAAGATTCGCTTGCCGATGATTATCCCGCAGGCGGGCGATTACCTTATCCGTTACCGTTACGATAACAACTGGACCGAAGATGGCGCAAACGGCAGCTCGCATTTTGTGGACATCAATGGCAAGACGCAAGAAGTGCTGTTGCCATTGACGGGCGCTTGGAGTGAGTTTCCCGAAAAGTCAGTCGTGTACATTCCGACAAAGCTTAAACGCGGATCAAACTTCATTGAAATCACGAAGGGTAAGCATTACGCTGAACTTGACCGCCTCGATTTTTTGCGCATTATTCGCGATACAATCCCGGCAAATGGCTTTGACAACGGCATCCGCGTGCGTCTTACGGACAAGGATGAATTTGCAATTAAGGACGGCGGCTACGCGATTTTCGAGAACGTGGTTACCGACTCCATCGTTGGTGTAGGCGTCAGCGTTCAGGTGAAAAATAGCGCTGGCGGTACTCTCTCGCTCCGCACCGAAAGCAAAAAAGGCGATGTGATTTCTAAATGCGAATTGCCCTCCGCGGGCGATTCCAAGTGGGCTGACGTGCAATGTTCGAATTTGCCGAAGCTCAAAGGCGTACAGGACTTTTACCTTACGGCGGAAGGTCTCGGTGGCGAAACTCTCGTCGGGAACATCAAATTTGGCGAAGTGGATACGAGCTCAGTCGCAATACACGACGAATCTCGCGTGTCACATGCGGCATACACCAGACCAAACATCACGTTTGACCGTGTTGCCCAAATAGTTCGACTCTCGACTGACGGTTTTTGGGCTTTGTTTGACGTGAATGGCGTTGTTGTCAAGAGTGGCTATGGCCGGGAAATCCGCTTGAATGCTATGCCTCATGGCGCTTATTTAGTACGCTCCAATGGTCATATGCTTCGTGTTCAACGATAG
- a CDS encoding CotH kinase family protein: MKKRLVWPLAFASMYFYGCADENATAFDSVAPEISEESSSSIDQDDPDHINIPPSTGKSSSSTKLEGVSSSQKNSQETPTSATSSSDSSADVPESSSSPAQNSSSAVAQSSSSSPAQLPTPLSSSSNAIAISSSAAIAASSSSGLQEYDDNHKPKVTFLPKAGFYKSLTIEPLTPQKGGEIRCTFDGSFPTVTSEQITVATPITENSVVRCSEFVNGVAADTTTQTYFINESVSMPVVALTVNHHDMFDSTDGLYATGNLTNGGIGGGIGGMWGVGNANVTDNNNPKCAEPCKAANFWRDDELPVHVEYFEKGSSTTEKTWEIDAGISIIGNYSRYKPKKSVAIKMDNDTYGDKTIKYSLFKTRPDAKKFKSFNLRNNGNRFWTDYVGDAMMTALMEGTDVDYQRSRQVVVFYNGEYFGIHDMRERLNRHFVETNYGIDSKSINMIKITGSGYEASGTNGASTEDYKQLTNTISSANFAGENNAQYEQIKSKLNVNSFAQYMFAEMYYHNGDWPNNNVRAWGGNGYPFKFVAFDTDHGFGFTPGISGFDEENQNMFDWVLGAKQTSKQGGNGGMWGGFGGGFGGGFGTSVDSRAPGGMLKKLLENPDFKRLFINNACILLNSYLTYEKVQSTVQSMMATIPSSEQQRDEQRWPRNQANFKWDPTGNTLIAYAKNRGEKIKQEMVERFDLESEVTVKIGVSGNGSVLVDGMKLPSNNYQCKFFTNNELQLTAVAGAGAVFTGWSDGSTENPHKVTPSEGLNISAQFR, encoded by the coding sequence ATGAAAAAACGATTGGTTTGGCCACTTGCTTTTGCGAGCATGTATTTTTACGGATGCGCAGATGAAAACGCAACCGCATTTGATAGTGTTGCACCAGAAATCAGTGAAGAATCATCTTCGTCAATAGACCAAGACGATCCAGACCATATTAACATTCCGCCATCAACGGGAAAATCATCTTCATCTACCAAGCTCGAAGGCGTTTCAAGTTCACAAAAGAACTCTCAGGAAACTCCAACTTCTGCTACATCAAGTTCTGACTCTAGCGCGGACGTTCCTGAAAGTTCATCCTCGCCTGCCCAGAATTCTAGTTCTGCAGTCGCACAGTCAAGTAGCTCTTCCCCGGCTCAACTACCGACTCCTTTATCCTCTAGCTCAAATGCCATAGCAATTTCCAGCTCCGCTGCAATTGCGGCTTCGTCGTCTAGCGGACTTCAAGAATACGATGACAATCACAAGCCCAAGGTAACGTTCCTCCCCAAGGCTGGCTTCTACAAAAGTTTAACCATTGAACCGCTTACACCGCAAAAGGGTGGCGAAATCCGTTGCACATTTGACGGATCCTTCCCGACGGTGACTTCCGAACAAATTACTGTAGCCACTCCGATTACCGAAAACTCGGTTGTACGTTGTTCTGAATTTGTAAACGGAGTCGCAGCAGATACGACAACGCAAACATACTTTATTAACGAAAGTGTCTCGATGCCGGTCGTTGCCCTCACAGTCAATCATCACGACATGTTTGACTCTACCGACGGTCTCTATGCCACAGGCAACCTCACAAATGGAGGTATTGGTGGCGGAATCGGCGGCATGTGGGGTGTCGGCAACGCAAACGTTACCGACAACAACAACCCGAAATGCGCAGAACCCTGCAAGGCAGCAAACTTCTGGAGAGACGATGAACTCCCCGTCCATGTGGAATATTTTGAAAAAGGAAGTTCCACTACAGAAAAGACTTGGGAAATTGATGCAGGCATTTCGATTATCGGTAATTACAGCCGCTACAAGCCCAAGAAGAGTGTCGCCATCAAGATGGACAACGATACTTACGGCGACAAGACCATCAAATATTCTTTGTTTAAAACTCGCCCTGATGCCAAGAAATTCAAGAGTTTCAATTTGCGCAACAACGGTAACCGTTTTTGGACGGACTATGTTGGCGATGCCATGATGACAGCCCTCATGGAAGGCACCGATGTGGATTATCAGCGCAGCCGCCAGGTTGTCGTATTCTACAATGGCGAATACTTCGGCATTCACGATATGCGCGAACGCTTGAACAGACACTTTGTCGAGACAAACTACGGCATCGATTCCAAGTCGATCAACATGATCAAGATTACCGGTTCTGGCTACGAAGCTAGCGGAACAAACGGAGCCTCGACAGAAGACTACAAGCAGCTCACAAATACTATTTCTAGCGCAAACTTTGCTGGCGAAAACAACGCACAGTATGAACAGATTAAGAGCAAACTCAACGTCAACAGTTTTGCCCAATACATGTTCGCCGAAATGTACTACCACAACGGCGACTGGCCAAACAACAACGTGCGCGCCTGGGGTGGCAACGGATATCCGTTCAAGTTTGTCGCATTCGACACCGACCACGGTTTTGGCTTTACACCGGGCATCAGCGGTTTTGACGAAGAAAATCAAAACATGTTCGACTGGGTTCTTGGTGCAAAACAGACAAGCAAACAAGGCGGAAATGGCGGCATGTGGGGCGGCTTCGGCGGAGGCTTTGGTGGCGGTTTTGGCACATCAGTCGATAGCAGGGCTCCGGGCGGAATGCTCAAGAAGCTCCTCGAAAATCCAGATTTCAAGCGCCTCTTCATCAACAACGCTTGCATTCTCCTGAACAGCTACTTGACATACGAAAAGGTACAGAGCACAGTGCAGTCCATGATGGCAACGATTCCGTCTTCGGAACAGCAACGTGACGAACAGCGCTGGCCGCGTAATCAGGCAAACTTCAAGTGGGACCCGACAGGCAACACGCTTATCGCCTACGCTAAGAATCGCGGAGAAAAAATCAAGCAAGAAATGGTCGAACGCTTTGACCTTGAAAGTGAAGTAACGGTCAAAATCGGAGTAAGTGGCAACGGCTCCGTGCTTGTAGACGGCATGAAACTCCCGAGCAACAATTATCAATGCAAATTCTTCACAAATAATGAACTGCAATTGACAGCAGTAGCAGGTGCCGGAGCGGTATTCACGGGATGGTCTGACGGATCAACTGAAAATCCGCACAAGGTTACACCAAGCGAAGGTTTGAACATTTCGGCTCAGTTCAGATAA
- a CDS encoding alpha-E domain-containing protein, which yields MLSRVANSIYWLARYIERAENVARSIDVNLQLQLDLPGEERPWEPVIQIAGNADDFFKKYAHVSIENALMFLTFDKENPNSIISCVGAARENARCVRERISSELWIAINQFYLKLNDPEMPKEALAGPHAFYNSVKEFSQLTAGIIQGTMNHDVAWNFTHLGTLLERADQTSRILDVKYYILLPDVSMVGMALDTVQWNAVLKSVGAYEMFHRRNSNVTPHNVAEFLLLSEDFPRSLRYCLEKAEQCLKNIAYPVKSKAESIRLLGKLRSDIAFTTIEEIIDQGLHEQIEKVQIRLNELGNQIWKDFFC from the coding sequence ATGTTAAGCAGAGTCGCAAATTCCATTTATTGGCTCGCCCGCTATATCGAACGCGCCGAAAACGTCGCGCGAAGCATCGATGTGAACCTCCAGCTGCAACTGGACTTGCCCGGCGAAGAACGCCCTTGGGAACCGGTGATTCAGATTGCTGGCAACGCCGATGACTTTTTCAAAAAATACGCGCACGTTTCCATTGAAAACGCGCTCATGTTCTTGACGTTCGATAAGGAAAATCCGAACAGCATCATTTCGTGCGTCGGGGCCGCCCGTGAAAATGCTCGCTGCGTCCGCGAAAGGATTTCTTCGGAACTGTGGATTGCCATCAACCAGTTTTACTTGAAACTGAACGACCCCGAAATGCCGAAGGAAGCGTTGGCAGGTCCACACGCCTTTTACAACAGCGTCAAGGAATTCAGCCAGCTCACGGCAGGCATCATTCAAGGCACGATGAACCACGATGTCGCCTGGAACTTCACGCATCTCGGCACATTGCTCGAACGCGCCGACCAGACTTCGCGTATTCTGGACGTCAAGTATTACATCTTGCTTCCGGATGTGAGCATGGTGGGCATGGCGCTTGATACCGTGCAGTGGAACGCCGTTCTCAAGAGCGTCGGTGCGTACGAGATGTTCCACCGCCGCAATTCGAATGTGACGCCGCACAACGTCGCGGAATTTCTTTTGCTCTCCGAAGACTTTCCGCGTTCCTTGCGCTACTGCTTGGAAAAAGCGGAGCAGTGTCTCAAGAACATCGCCTACCCAGTCAAAAGCAAGGCGGAATCCATCCGCCTCTTGGGCAAGCTGCGTTCCGACATCGCGTTCACCACCATCGAAGAAATCATCGACCAGGGGCTTCACGAACAAATTGAAAAAGTCCAGATTCGACTAAACGAACTCGGCAATCAAATCTGGAAAGATTTTTTCTGCTAA
- a CDS encoding circularly permuted type 2 ATP-grasp protein has product MRFGNYDTEGFYDELCLPDGTPRPAAEPLFTKINELPEGELQRRQIIAESAFYDNGITFAVYGNKDGKDKIIPFDVIPRIVSAADWKHLEAGLKQRTEALNCFLTDIYNDRKILRDKVVPESLINTCTAYRPQMEGFVPPKGIWAHITGTDLVRDTDGTFYVLEDNMRCPSGVSYVLQNRQILKRTFPQVFSNCSIRPVDEYCTRLRHALEYLADSTASPKVVVLTPGIYNSAYYEHSFLAQQMGVDLVTGDDLVVQDKKVYARTTRGLKQVHVIYRRVDDEFLDPKVFRPDSCLGVPGLIEAYKAGNVALANAPGCGVADDKAIYTYVPQIIKYYLGEEAIIPNVPTFVCENPKHMQHVLDHIENMVVKAASESGGYGMLVGPKSTKEECEAFKSKIIANPRNYIAQPMISLSRVPCIVDGGFEGRHVDLRPYIVQGRETYILPGGLTRVALRKGSIVVNSSQGGGCKDTWVIAENEKAPELGQAKLWMEQQQQQQ; this is encoded by the coding sequence ATGCGATTTGGAAATTACGACACCGAAGGCTTTTACGATGAGCTTTGCTTACCCGACGGGACGCCCCGCCCGGCAGCAGAGCCGTTGTTTACGAAAATCAACGAGCTTCCCGAAGGAGAACTGCAACGCCGCCAGATCATTGCGGAATCTGCGTTTTACGATAACGGAATTACATTCGCGGTTTACGGCAACAAGGACGGCAAGGACAAAATCATCCCCTTTGACGTCATCCCGCGTATTGTAAGCGCTGCCGACTGGAAGCACCTCGAAGCAGGCCTCAAACAGCGTACAGAAGCGCTAAACTGCTTTTTGACGGACATCTACAACGATCGTAAGATTTTGCGTGATAAGGTTGTTCCCGAAAGCCTCATCAACACCTGCACCGCTTACCGTCCGCAGATGGAAGGCTTTGTGCCGCCCAAAGGAATCTGGGCTCACATTACCGGCACAGACCTTGTACGCGATACCGACGGCACGTTCTACGTGCTTGAAGACAACATGCGTTGCCCGAGTGGCGTCTCGTACGTGTTGCAGAACCGCCAGATTCTCAAGAGAACCTTCCCGCAGGTATTCTCCAACTGTTCCATTCGCCCCGTAGACGAATACTGCACCCGCCTGCGCCACGCATTGGAATACTTGGCTGATTCAACAGCATCACCCAAGGTGGTGGTGCTGACTCCCGGCATCTACAATTCGGCGTATTACGAACATTCTTTTTTGGCACAGCAGATGGGCGTGGACCTTGTGACTGGCGACGACCTCGTGGTGCAAGACAAGAAGGTTTATGCACGCACGACACGCGGCCTCAAGCAGGTTCACGTGATTTACCGCCGTGTCGATGATGAATTCTTGGATCCGAAGGTTTTCCGCCCGGATTCTTGCCTCGGCGTGCCCGGACTGATTGAAGCTTACAAGGCTGGTAACGTAGCGCTTGCGAATGCGCCCGGTTGCGGTGTTGCCGACGACAAGGCGATTTACACCTATGTGCCGCAGATTATCAAGTACTATCTCGGCGAAGAGGCGATCATCCCGAATGTGCCGACATTCGTTTGCGAAAACCCAAAGCACATGCAGCATGTGTTAGACCACATCGAAAACATGGTCGTCAAGGCCGCCAGCGAATCCGGTGGCTACGGCATGCTCGTCGGTCCAAAATCGACAAAGGAGGAATGTGAGGCGTTCAAGAGCAAGATTATCGCGAACCCGCGTAACTACATTGCGCAGCCCATGATTTCGCTCAGCCGCGTGCCTTGCATTGTCGATGGCGGTTTCGAAGGTCGCCATGTGGATTTGCGCCCCTACATTGTGCAAGGGCGAGAGACTTACATTCTCCCCGGTGGCCTCACTCGCGTAGCACTCCGCAAGGGTTCTATCGTGGTGAATAGCTCGCAGGGCGGCGGATGCAAGGACACTTGGGTCATTGCCGAAAACGAAAAGGCTCCGGAACTCGGACAAGCCAAACTTTGGATGGAACAACAACAGCAACAACAATAG
- a CDS encoding transglutaminase family protein produces MPIYQVDHETVYDYRLPVLYSNHLAHMLPRTVSRQNWLSHSIEVEPNPTIRQERIDIFGNRVLAFSIEQEHTHFRFKTTGIVDVQGEEPPKQGETMKWEEVTKLLERPTSDETLDAAMYAYASPFAKFDESVRNYALESFEQGRPIFDAAYELMTRIYTDCKYTPGATRIGAQPQEILRGRKGVCQDFAHLMIGCLRSLHLPCRYVSGYLRTHSCEGQPKLVGADATHAWVSTFVPDHGWVELDPTNNVLGGDEHIVLAWGRDFGDVSPLKGVITGGGDHTLKVSVNVDVKE; encoded by the coding sequence ATGCCCATTTATCAAGTTGACCACGAGACCGTCTACGACTACCGCCTCCCCGTTCTTTACAGCAACCACCTTGCCCACATGCTCCCGCGAACAGTCAGTCGACAAAACTGGCTCAGCCACAGCATCGAAGTGGAACCGAACCCAACAATTCGACAGGAACGCATCGACATTTTCGGGAATAGGGTGTTGGCATTCAGCATCGAGCAGGAGCACACGCACTTTAGATTCAAGACGACTGGCATTGTAGATGTTCAGGGAGAAGAACCGCCTAAACAAGGTGAAACGATGAAATGGGAAGAGGTCACAAAGCTTTTGGAACGCCCGACAAGCGACGAGACGCTAGACGCCGCGATGTACGCCTACGCCTCCCCTTTCGCCAAGTTTGACGAATCGGTCCGCAATTACGCGCTCGAAAGCTTTGAGCAGGGCCGCCCCATTTTTGATGCCGCCTACGAGCTCATGACGCGAATCTACACGGATTGCAAATACACGCCAGGAGCCACGAGAATTGGGGCACAGCCGCAAGAAATCTTGCGCGGGCGAAAAGGAGTCTGCCAGGACTTTGCGCACTTGATGATAGGCTGCTTGCGTTCACTGCATTTGCCCTGCCGTTACGTGAGCGGGTACCTTCGCACCCATTCTTGCGAAGGCCAGCCGAAACTTGTCGGAGCCGATGCGACGCACGCTTGGGTGAGCACTTTCGTTCCTGACCACGGTTGGGTGGAATTGGACCCGACGAATAACGTGCTCGGTGGTGACGAGCACATTGTACTTGCCTGGGGGCGCGATTTTGGCGACGTGAGCCCGCTGAAGGGCGTCATTACCGGCGGTGGCGACCACACCTTGAAAGTGTCGGTGAACGTGGATGTGAAGGAATGA
- a CDS encoding circularly permuted type 2 ATP-grasp protein, whose translation MECVETEDTFIKSISALSKVEFEHRCRRLHNVLDENDLSSSMGGNHKGTDPIPLVITAEEWKTLEAGVAQRAKLFNALAKDIYGEQSLWKKGKLPAALLFANPDFLQVVWKVHPVGNVFVNLTSTDVARLKDGTFVAVSDHLQVPDGLGRALENRIGVSRAFPELFRSMQTERLAGFFKKLMDGLDAMHKNIGGEGETSKVVLLASSPDNPRRAEDAVIARYLGIPLVENDDLAIRNMQVYMKTLMGLKKIGTIFRRVEDGMCDPLELRIDSGEGAVGLISSVRAGNVAIANFLGTGVLETPVFKPFLPEICHELLGEELLLRDVETLWLGNAADAERVLAEPEKWIFKKAFRDEGSFKEAEPKTYATMTTTAQLALLQTVENAPEQWVAERSMEVSTVYAYRGEFTPAVSLMRFFAVNTTNETSVMPGGLGILDNGLGEKDIWVLSENPVANFSLLAPASQAITPSRAGGDLPSRAAENLFRLGRALSASNMMARIARGIAVRLSDESWMDMPELPWILKAGLTDESQSRLAQDPENALRYFILRKDNKNGMQCVLTEIRELGMQLRDRISEDLWLYLNGFGIAEVPAGTGAAALLPYLKEVLSDSAAVAGLAADSMTRGHEWRFLELGREIECAIRTLQLVKSLLYTAPTDEMTNLRLLQAVLEIGDGLMTYHRRYGGRLQVVPVIDLLLSDESNPRSVAYQVAKLRKAAKHLPGNDQSEATFSPLDRELMRVLAELRLANIEQLAETVDNKRENLIKLVETQINSIERIAEIVNRLYLSHAPRAGVFHATTTDVSEV comes from the coding sequence ATGGAATGTGTAGAGACAGAAGATACTTTTATCAAATCCATTTCGGCATTGTCGAAAGTGGAATTCGAGCACCGCTGCAGGCGTTTGCATAACGTTCTTGACGAGAACGATCTTTCGTCGAGCATGGGAGGCAACCACAAGGGTACAGACCCCATCCCTCTCGTGATTACGGCTGAAGAATGGAAAACGCTGGAAGCGGGTGTTGCGCAAAGGGCAAAGCTTTTCAATGCATTGGCAAAGGACATTTATGGCGAACAAAGTCTTTGGAAAAAAGGGAAATTGCCCGCTGCGCTGTTGTTCGCGAACCCAGATTTTTTGCAGGTTGTATGGAAAGTGCACCCGGTTGGCAATGTCTTTGTGAACTTAACATCGACCGATGTAGCAAGGCTCAAAGACGGAACGTTTGTGGCGGTGTCGGACCATTTGCAAGTACCCGACGGCTTGGGGCGTGCGCTGGAGAACCGCATTGGCGTAAGCCGTGCATTCCCGGAACTTTTCCGCAGCATGCAAACGGAACGATTGGCAGGATTTTTCAAGAAGCTGATGGATGGCCTAGACGCCATGCACAAGAACATAGGAGGTGAAGGTGAAACCAGCAAGGTGGTACTTTTGGCATCGAGTCCGGACAATCCGCGGCGAGCAGAAGACGCAGTAATTGCCCGTTACCTCGGGATCCCGCTTGTCGAAAACGATGACCTCGCGATTCGCAACATGCAGGTGTACATGAAGACGCTTATGGGGCTCAAGAAGATTGGGACCATATTTCGCCGAGTGGAAGACGGCATGTGCGACCCGCTGGAACTGCGAATTGACAGTGGCGAAGGAGCTGTTGGCTTAATCAGTTCCGTCCGCGCCGGGAATGTGGCTATTGCAAACTTTCTCGGGACTGGCGTTTTGGAGACGCCCGTGTTCAAACCGTTTTTGCCAGAAATTTGCCACGAACTTTTAGGCGAAGAGCTGCTGTTGCGCGATGTGGAAACACTTTGGCTCGGGAATGCTGCCGATGCGGAACGCGTTTTGGCAGAACCTGAAAAATGGATTTTCAAAAAGGCATTCCGCGACGAAGGAAGTTTCAAGGAGGCAGAACCCAAGACTTATGCAACCATGACGACGACGGCACAGCTCGCCTTGTTGCAAACGGTCGAGAATGCGCCCGAGCAATGGGTGGCAGAAAGATCCATGGAGGTTTCAACCGTTTACGCTTACCGAGGAGAGTTCACTCCTGCAGTCTCGCTAATGCGATTCTTTGCAGTCAATACAACGAACGAAACTTCGGTGATGCCGGGCGGCCTCGGGATTTTGGACAATGGACTTGGAGAAAAAGACATTTGGGTGCTTTCGGAAAATCCTGTGGCGAACTTTTCTTTGCTCGCTCCAGCAAGTCAGGCAATTACGCCGTCGAGAGCTGGAGGCGACCTGCCTAGCCGTGCGGCCGAGAACTTGTTCCGGCTGGGGCGAGCATTGTCGGCTTCGAACATGATGGCGCGTATCGCAAGAGGTATCGCGGTAAGGCTTTCGGATGAATCCTGGATGGACATGCCGGAGTTGCCGTGGATACTGAAGGCAGGGCTTACAGACGAATCGCAGTCGAGGCTCGCGCAAGATCCTGAAAACGCACTCCGTTACTTCATTTTGCGCAAGGACAACAAGAACGGCATGCAATGCGTGCTGACGGAAATTCGAGAACTCGGCATGCAGTTGCGAGACCGCATTTCGGAGGATTTATGGCTTTACTTGAACGGATTTGGCATTGCAGAAGTGCCGGCAGGCACAGGTGCGGCAGCGCTGTTGCCCTACCTAAAGGAGGTTCTGTCGGACAGCGCTGCAGTGGCCGGGCTAGCGGCAGATTCCATGACGCGAGGCCACGAATGGCGCTTTTTGGAACTCGGTCGTGAAATCGAGTGCGCCATCCGCACCTTGCAACTTGTCAAAAGTCTGCTGTACACCGCCCCCACCGACGAAATGACAAACTTGCGCTTGTTACAAGCAGTTCTTGAAATCGGCGACGGACTCATGACATACCACCGCCGCTATGGAGGCCGTTTGCAAGTTGTCCCCGTCATCGACTTGCTTTTGTCGGACGAATCCAACCCGCGAAGCGTCGCCTACCAGGTGGCAAAATTGCGGAAAGCCGCAAAGCACTTGCCCGGCAACGACCAGAGCGAAGCGACATTTTCGCCGCTCGACCGTGAACTGATGCGCGTACTCGCAGAACTCCGCCTCGCAAACATCGAACAGCTTGCAGAAACTGTAGATAACAAAAGGGAGAACCTCATAAAACTTGTAGAAACACAGATAAATTCTATTGAACGGATTGCTGAAATCGTAAACAGGCTCTACTTAAGCCATGCGCCACGCGCAGGAGTTTTCCACGCGACAACCACAGACGTATCGGAGGTTTAA